Proteins encoded by one window of Candidatus Saccharibacteria bacterium:
- a CDS encoding AAA family ATPase — translation MAKYNYLIEGISGSGKSTVGEELKTKGYTVIDADKVFGYYGDPKTGEPTSEKSQLNWLWEKNKVEQRLGSQTDNILFVCGGAMNQAQFEHYFSKIFMLKVDDETLKHRIMNRTSHDFGKDPEDLKRQLAWNKGVEEYAKQKGAILVDASKPVADVARYILKEVGQ, via the coding sequence ACAATTATTTGATTGAAGGCATCTCTGGTAGTGGCAAGTCGACAGTTGGCGAAGAGCTAAAAACAAAGGGCTATACTGTAATTGATGCAGACAAGGTTTTTGGTTACTATGGTGATCCAAAAACGGGTGAGCCAACCAGCGAGAAGTCTCAGCTAAATTGGTTGTGGGAAAAAAACAAGGTTGAACAGCGGCTAGGCAGTCAAACAGATAATATACTTTTTGTTTGTGGTGGAGCTATGAACCAGGCCCAATTTGAGCATTACTTTAGTAAGATATTCATGCTCAAAGTAGACGACGAAACTTTGAAGCACCGCATTATGAACCGAACCAGCCACGATTTTGGCAAAGACCCAGAAGATCTTAAGCGTCAACTTGCATGGAATAAAGGCGTGGAAGAATATGCCAAGCAAAAAGGCGCAATATTGGTCGATGCGTCTAAGCCTGTTGCAGATGTAGCTCGGTACATCTTGAAAGAAGTAGGGCAATGA
- the rsmA gene encoding ribosomal RNA small subunit methyltransferase A, which translates to MKAKKSFGQHWLFDQESLEKVVEAAELTKDDFVLEVGPGRGSLTELLARKAKAVIAVEADADLLPGLQAQFALTSNVEIVEQDILKFDLSKLPPGYKVVANIPYYLTSNLIRRLLEAPNSPSIMSLLIQEEVAERIVAKPGQMSILSVSVQYYATAHIVRAVSRELFQPVPNVDSAIIQIVRRPKPAFTADTKKLFRLVKAGFGEKRKMLRNSLSGGLQLPTNEVESLLEQAKLKPTARAQELSLDEWRRLYNSAESVL; encoded by the coding sequence ATGAAAGCTAAAAAGTCATTTGGGCAGCATTGGTTGTTCGACCAAGAAAGCCTAGAAAAAGTTGTGGAGGCGGCTGAGCTAACCAAAGACGACTTTGTGCTCGAGGTTGGCCCTGGCCGTGGTAGCTTAACCGAACTTTTAGCACGAAAGGCCAAAGCCGTAATTGCGGTCGAGGCCGATGCCGATTTGCTGCCTGGCTTGCAAGCCCAGTTTGCACTAACCAGCAATGTTGAGATTGTTGAGCAAGACATACTCAAGTTTGATCTATCTAAACTACCACCAGGCTACAAGGTTGTGGCTAACATCCCATATTACCTAACCTCGAATTTAATTCGTAGACTACTAGAGGCTCCAAACTCACCGAGCATTATGAGCTTGCTCATCCAAGAAGAAGTTGCCGAACGGATTGTGGCCAAGCCAGGGCAGATGTCGATATTGAGTGTGAGCGTGCAATACTATGCGACTGCTCATATTGTTCGAGCTGTAAGTCGAGAACTATTCCAGCCTGTCCCGAATGTGGATTCGGCCATAATCCAGATTGTGCGACGCCCCAAGCCAGCCTTTACGGCCGACACCAAAAAGCTTTTTCGTTTAGTTAAGGCCGGCTTTGGCGAGAAGCGCAAGATGCTACGCAATTCCCTGAGTGGTGGCTTGCAGTTGCCAACAAATGAGGTCGAGAGTTTACTCGAACAAGCTAAGCTTAAGCCAACTGCTCGTGCCCAAGAACTAAGTTTAGACGAATGGCGGCGGCTGTATAATTCGGCAGAAAGTGTGCTATGA
- a CDS encoding GNAT family N-acetyltransferase, whose translation MNEKSTIKVLKECTDNNLNDLNELFKLFDKPRKLDITIVNDMLSNKETIVVVAVRDQKVVGMCTVAAYYTLTGKQGVFEHFAIDRSNQGTGLADKMFNFAVERAKKMGVTRLMWTSRPSKEKANAFYRKRLVPAPTNVYKYDLK comes from the coding sequence ATGAACGAAAAGTCAACAATAAAGGTTTTAAAAGAATGCACAGATAATAATCTTAATGACCTAAATGAATTATTTAAGTTATTTGATAAGCCCAGAAAGTTGGATATCACAATTGTTAACGATATGCTCAGTAACAAAGAGACTATCGTTGTAGTTGCGGTTCGTGATCAAAAGGTTGTTGGTATGTGCACAGTCGCAGCTTACTATACGCTCACAGGAAAACAAGGCGTATTTGAACACTTCGCTATAGACAGAAGCAATCAAGGCACGGGGTTGGCAGACAAAATGTTTAACTTTGCAGTCGAACGGGCCAAAAAAATGGGTGTCACTAGACTTATGTGGACGTCGCGGCCATCTAAAGAGAAGGCTAACGCCTTTTACCGAAAACGACTAGTACCAGCCCCAACCAATGTTTATAAGTACGACCTGAAATAG
- a CDS encoding transglutaminase domain-containing protein, whose amino-acid sequence MRKFGQRFTGGWLLQAAAIGLLILYGLMATAVPQPSRAAAEFANTVDIKYEARSDGVTRVTETYAVTNQTANKYLNSIQLSAPTDQLTNLTVNYGDGASIPYTTAVKAANSKGYSYNYQQILINFNRQNAGLGNRWSFVVSFDTTKLVESQGSARTVYIPSVAADASVQYKISLVVPDNFGPLHTTGPRPVNAGSKDGFTTYNFDQTDIANQSLSLVFGDSTVYDINFNFPLNNDSNTAKTLTVTLPPTTSAQKVYINRLEPQPSATRLDAEGNILADYMVPPRTRMVVKTSVAVVVKYLDYNLVASGTKADIPAELVGAYTSPQPYWQANNPAIIQKANELTKGKDTVAKQVQAINDYVVSRLSYNSEKIKYNIRQGALKAFENPNNVVCLEYSDLTIALLRAAGIPARMPIGYGYSGNLKPSSSVSDSLHSWVEAYVPGVGWMNVDPTWAEKFQNFGTSDLAHVAFAIWGKNNDSPTAVMQNGQDINYQYEATTISYQQAVAQLPSTSQISVSKYAVLPFVSLINYSLQAPQNAAGDNYYLEITEGSYSQRVKLGSLAPAQKISSVAWGLSIGFLNPSTVKVLQTGNNSLMLATTQVSSQWWPLVVFCLILAGIVIYLLVKSRHTKRKLAQAKQTQAQAVNRLHEIKNKPKTPESKS is encoded by the coding sequence ATGAGAAAATTTGGCCAGAGATTTACTGGCGGCTGGCTGTTGCAAGCCGCAGCTATCGGGTTGTTGATTCTTTATGGCCTAATGGCCACAGCTGTTCCACAGCCGAGCCGGGCGGCGGCCGAATTTGCAAATACGGTTGACATTAAGTATGAGGCTCGATCTGATGGCGTCACCCGGGTTACCGAAACTTATGCGGTTACAAATCAAACCGCCAACAAATACCTAAACAGCATTCAGCTTTCAGCTCCGACCGATCAGCTGACTAACCTAACAGTCAACTATGGCGACGGTGCTAGTATCCCTTACACTACGGCTGTGAAAGCGGCCAACAGCAAGGGCTATAGCTATAACTACCAACAGATACTGATTAACTTTAATCGTCAAAATGCTGGCTTAGGCAATCGCTGGAGTTTTGTGGTTAGTTTTGATACTACTAAGCTGGTAGAAAGCCAAGGTAGTGCGCGCACAGTTTATATTCCCTCGGTGGCGGCCGATGCAAGCGTACAATACAAGATTAGCTTGGTTGTGCCCGACAATTTTGGGCCACTACACACCACTGGTCCGCGGCCAGTCAATGCCGGCAGTAAAGACGGTTTTACTACTTATAACTTTGATCAAACCGATATTGCCAACCAATCTCTTAGCCTGGTGTTTGGCGACTCTACAGTGTATGACATTAATTTTAACTTTCCGCTCAACAACGACTCTAATACGGCCAAAACCCTTACTGTAACCCTACCGCCTACCACTTCGGCTCAAAAAGTCTACATAAATAGGCTTGAGCCTCAACCATCGGCTACGCGTTTGGATGCTGAGGGCAACATACTAGCTGATTACATGGTGCCACCACGAACTCGCATGGTAGTGAAAACTAGTGTTGCGGTGGTGGTTAAGTACTTAGATTACAACCTGGTAGCCAGTGGCACCAAGGCCGATATTCCGGCTGAGTTGGTAGGCGCCTATACTAGCCCTCAGCCCTATTGGCAAGCCAATAATCCGGCGATTATTCAAAAAGCCAACGAGCTAACCAAGGGCAAAGATACGGTTGCCAAGCAGGTACAAGCTATTAATGACTATGTGGTGAGCAGGCTTAGCTACAACAGCGAAAAAATTAAATACAACATTCGCCAAGGTGCGCTCAAGGCCTTTGAAAACCCCAATAATGTTGTTTGTTTGGAGTACTCCGATCTTACTATCGCGCTCTTGCGGGCGGCCGGTATTCCGGCACGCATGCCAATTGGTTATGGCTATTCTGGTAATCTCAAGCCGTCTTCGTCGGTTAGCGATTCGCTGCACTCCTGGGTTGAAGCTTATGTACCGGGTGTAGGCTGGATGAACGTTGACCCAACCTGGGCTGAGAAGTTTCAGAACTTTGGCACCTCTGATCTTGCTCATGTAGCTTTTGCTATTTGGGGCAAAAACAATGACTCACCGACCGCGGTTATGCAAAACGGCCAGGATATTAATTACCAATACGAAGCTACAACTATTAGCTACCAACAAGCTGTGGCACAACTACCATCCACGAGTCAGATAAGTGTTAGTAAATATGCGGTTCTGCCGTTTGTGAGTCTCATAAACTATAGCTTACAGGCACCTCAGAATGCTGCCGGTGACAATTATTACCTCGAAATAACCGAAGGTAGCTACAGCCAGCGAGTTAAGCTTGGTTCGCTGGCGCCGGCTCAAAAAATTAGCTCCGTGGCCTGGGGGCTAAGCATTGGCTTTCTTAATCCTTCGACCGTTAAGGTTTTACAGACAGGTAATAATTCGCTGATGCTAGCCACTACCCAGGTCTCGAGTCAATGGTGGCCGTTGGTGGTGTTCTGTCTAATTCTGGCTGGCATTGTTATCTATTTGTTGGTAAAATCCAGACACACTAAGCGAAAATTAGCCCAAGCTAAGCAGACCCAAGCTCAGGCGGTTAATCGCTTGCACGAGATCAAAAACAAGCCAAAGACACCGGAATCAAAATCATGA
- a CDS encoding methionine--tRNA ligase — MTKPKFYVTTPIYYINDVPHVGHAYSTIAADVLARYWRGKLGDSNVFLLTGTDENSKKTIEAAKAVGQEIQEYTDQTAKKWEAIWKQLGITNNGFIRTTEPAHVKAVQDVILKIHEAGDIEKGVYEGPYCFKCEAFYREDELIDGCCPIHKTEVEHLKEENYFFKLSKYQDQLKQYITDNPHFVEPESRRNEVSAFIDRGLEDVSISRASQKWGIKLPFDESQIIYVWFDALINYLTGVGYPDDKYKEFWPANVHIVGKDIIKFHCIIWPAMLMSAGLELPQKVFAHGFFTIDGEKISKSLGNAIDPVELANKYGNDALRYFLLREIPFGADGDFSRERFKIVYETELGNKLGNLVTRTAAMLNKYCDGSFEKINPAKPLALEDDIEKLKFEQYLQKIFVRIEELNTSIEENKPWELVKTEPGKVKDVLSGIVSELVELSKWLEPVIPEATAKIQKTFMGGKVDSSVGILFPRVEE; from the coding sequence ATGACCAAGCCAAAATTCTATGTAACCACTCCCATTTACTACATCAACGATGTTCCACATGTTGGCCACGCCTACTCGACCATTGCAGCCGATGTGTTGGCTCGCTATTGGCGCGGTAAGCTTGGTGATAGCAATGTATTTTTACTAACTGGCACCGATGAGAATTCTAAAAAAACCATCGAGGCCGCTAAAGCAGTCGGCCAGGAAATTCAAGAGTATACAGATCAGACTGCCAAAAAATGGGAGGCTATCTGGAAACAGCTAGGCATAACCAATAATGGCTTTATTCGCACTACCGAACCAGCCCATGTTAAAGCGGTACAAGATGTAATTTTGAAAATCCACGAAGCAGGCGACATTGAGAAAGGCGTTTACGAAGGACCATATTGCTTTAAGTGCGAGGCATTCTATCGCGAAGACGAGCTGATCGACGGTTGCTGCCCAATACACAAAACCGAAGTTGAACATCTTAAAGAGGAAAATTATTTCTTTAAACTCAGTAAATATCAAGACCAACTCAAGCAGTATATAACCGATAATCCACACTTTGTAGAGCCCGAGAGTCGGCGCAACGAAGTATCGGCCTTTATTGATCGCGGTTTAGAAGATGTTAGCATCTCGCGAGCCAGCCAAAAGTGGGGTATAAAACTGCCTTTCGACGAAAGCCAGATAATATACGTATGGTTCGATGCACTTATTAACTACCTAACTGGTGTCGGCTACCCAGATGACAAGTACAAGGAATTCTGGCCGGCCAATGTTCACATTGTTGGCAAAGATATTATTAAGTTTCACTGCATTATCTGGCCAGCAATGCTCATGAGTGCCGGCTTAGAGCTTCCGCAAAAAGTCTTTGCCCACGGCTTTTTTACCATCGATGGCGAAAAGATTAGTAAGAGTCTGGGCAATGCAATCGATCCTGTTGAACTAGCCAACAAATATGGCAACGATGCTCTACGCTACTTTTTATTGCGCGAGATCCCTTTTGGGGCTGACGGTGATTTCAGTCGGGAACGGTTCAAGATTGTCTATGAGACTGAGCTTGGCAATAAGCTGGGCAACTTAGTAACTCGAACAGCCGCAATGCTCAACAAATATTGCGATGGGTCATTTGAAAAAATTAACCCAGCTAAGCCTCTAGCGCTCGAAGATGATATTGAAAAACTCAAATTTGAACAGTATTTGCAAAAAATATTTGTTCGAATTGAGGAACTTAATACTTCTATCGAGGAAAACAAACCGTGGGAACTAGTAAAAACCGAACCCGGTAAAGTTAAAGATGTATTGAGTGGGATTGTTTCTGAACTGGTTGAGTTGAGTAAATGGCTAGAGCCGGTTATTCCAGAAGCCACCGCTAAGATTCAGAAGACTTTCATGGGCGGTAAAGTTGACAGCTCAGTAGGCATTTTGTTTCCTCGGGTTG